Proteins from a single region of Paenibacillus sp. BIHB 4019:
- a CDS encoding carbohydrate ABC transporter permease, with protein sequence MLSLKRFNLTDVLAFIVISVGAVFMVAPLLWTLSTSFKSKAEVFALPPVWIPETFHFEKYIEIWEKGPLLSGIQNSLIITVCVTIIGTFTSSLAAFAFAKLRFPFKNMIFLLLLSALMIPYPAVMIPQFILFSEFGWVDTLKPLIVPGLFGNIMMIFFLRQYLTSVPGAIIEAAKIDGSSYFGIFSKIIFPLIRPAVAAQLILWFMAVWNDYLAPIIYLNSPEKQTLQLVIANFNATYAIQTDYALIMAASFIALLPMLIIFLVFQKQIIESVAISGVKG encoded by the coding sequence ATGCTATCGTTAAAAAGATTCAATCTGACCGATGTGCTTGCTTTTATCGTCATCAGTGTCGGTGCTGTCTTTATGGTTGCCCCGCTGCTGTGGACGTTGTCGACCTCCTTCAAGTCGAAGGCGGAGGTTTTTGCGCTGCCTCCGGTATGGATACCGGAAACGTTCCATTTTGAGAAGTATATCGAAATTTGGGAAAAGGGTCCGCTGCTTAGCGGCATTCAGAACAGCCTGATCATTACGGTGTGCGTGACGATTATCGGCACATTCACCTCAAGTCTGGCGGCGTTCGCCTTCGCCAAGCTGCGTTTTCCTTTCAAAAATATGATTTTTCTGCTGCTGCTATCCGCCTTAATGATTCCTTACCCGGCGGTCATGATTCCGCAGTTTATTCTGTTCTCCGAATTTGGCTGGGTTGATACGCTCAAGCCGCTAATCGTGCCGGGACTGTTCGGCAACATTATGATGATCTTTTTTCTGCGGCAGTATTTGACGAGCGTGCCAGGGGCGATTATTGAAGCGGCAAAAATAGACGGCAGCTCGTATTTCGGCATTTTCTCCAAAATCATTTTCCCGCTTATCCGTCCAGCTGTGGCGGCGCAGCTTATTTTATGGTTTATGGCGGTATGGAATGATTATTTGGCGCCGATTATTTATTTGAATTCGCCGGAGAAGCAGACGCTCCAGCTCGTCATTGCGAATTTTAACGCGACTTATGCGATTCAGACCGATTATGCGCTTATTATGGCGGCCTCTTTTATTGCGCTGCTGCCGATGCTTATTATTTTTCTCGTATTCCAGAAGCAAATTATTGAATCGGTTGCCATTTCTGGCGTGAAAGGTTAG
- a CDS encoding sugar ABC transporter permease → MKVRSNLYRKEGYYGYLFVLAPVVGYLLFTLYPLLYSLYGSFTDWDGLGQMTFIGLDNFKDILADELFYKASFNTIFMMIGIPIEITLALLLAMGLNRKMFGTTTFRVIYYVPVISSLAAVSILWQWAYNGDYGLVNQFLALFGFEGPNWLADKYTVKPALILMMIWKNIGYSMLLYLAALQSVPKDYYEAAQLDGANSWNIFWNITFPMVKPVTFFIVVTKIIGGAQIFTEVNIMTPTGGPEYSSATVVFYVWKKAFENLQMGYASGMAMLLGLFIFVITLVQFRMNERASKDME, encoded by the coding sequence ATGAAAGTAAGGTCGAATCTTTACCGGAAGGAAGGCTATTACGGGTATTTATTCGTGCTGGCGCCCGTTGTCGGCTATCTTTTGTTTACGCTGTACCCGCTGCTGTACTCTCTATATGGTTCTTTTACCGATTGGGATGGGCTTGGGCAGATGACGTTTATTGGGCTGGACAATTTTAAAGATATTCTCGCGGATGAGCTTTTTTATAAAGCGAGCTTTAATACGATTTTTATGATGATTGGTATTCCAATTGAAATTACATTAGCGCTGCTGCTGGCGATGGGCCTGAATCGGAAAATGTTCGGCACGACAACGTTCCGGGTCATTTATTATGTGCCGGTTATTTCGTCGCTTGCAGCGGTATCGATACTGTGGCAGTGGGCTTATAATGGCGATTATGGACTGGTGAACCAGTTTCTAGCGCTGTTTGGCTTTGAGGGCCCGAACTGGCTCGCGGATAAATATACGGTAAAGCCTGCTCTTATATTGATGATGATTTGGAAAAATATCGGGTATTCCATGCTGCTTTATTTGGCTGCGCTGCAAAGCGTGCCGAAGGATTATTATGAAGCGGCCCAATTGGACGGCGCGAATAGCTGGAACATTTTTTGGAACATTACGTTCCCGATGGTGAAGCCTGTCACATTTTTTATCGTCGTCACGAAAATTATCGGGGGAGCGCAAATTTTCACTGAGGTTAACATTATGACGCCGACGGGCGGGCCGGAATACAGCTCCGCAACGGTCGTTTTCTATGTATGGAAGAAAGCGTTCGAGAACCTGCAGATGGGCTATGCTTCGGGGATGGCGATGCTGCTGGGACTGTTTATTTTCGTCATTACGCTCGTGCAGTTCCGCATGAATGAACGCGCCTCGAAGGATATGGAATAA
- a CDS encoding sugar ABC transporter substrate-binding protein: MKKSLLAAMAATIVLGGVIAGCSSNSQTEGSTEAGQGGTKQLSFMFRGGPEEQKAYEATVKKFEADHPDVKVKIITTTGDQYATKLKAAITGKSVPDVFYFDPGDLRAYVNAGVLKDITEYVKDVDFDNIWKRGVDIYRYDGNNVGQGSIYGLPKDVGPFALGYNKDMFTAAGIPLPDKEKPYTWDEFIKVNQQLVKDTNGDGKIDQYGTGFNVNWALQAFVWSNGADWLDATNTKVTIDDPKFAEALQYFADMQNVHKITPSIEDAATLDTYQRWMKGELAFFPVGPWDLATYETLPFDYDLIPYPAGSTGKSATFLGSLGIGVSSGSKNPEEAAQLVTYLTASPEGMQQLVDAKVQIPNLIDMAEKWAADTTTKPANKAEFLRIVEDYGKPMPNTLTYNSEWYQLFFTDIQPVLDGKVTAADYVKAEQPKMQKLLDKAVEQEAKSKK; this comes from the coding sequence ATGAAAAAAAGTTTACTAGCAGCAATGGCAGCGACGATTGTGCTGGGGGGCGTTATCGCGGGCTGCAGCAGCAATTCGCAAACAGAAGGAAGTACAGAGGCTGGGCAGGGCGGCACGAAGCAGCTTAGCTTCATGTTCCGCGGCGGACCGGAGGAGCAGAAGGCATATGAGGCGACAGTCAAGAAGTTTGAGGCCGATCATCCTGATGTCAAGGTGAAGATCATTACGACGACGGGCGACCAATACGCGACGAAGCTGAAAGCAGCGATTACAGGCAAAAGCGTGCCGGACGTCTTTTATTTTGACCCAGGCGATTTAAGAGCTTATGTGAATGCGGGAGTTTTGAAAGATATTACGGAATACGTGAAGGATGTCGACTTTGATAACATTTGGAAGCGCGGCGTAGATATTTACCGCTATGATGGCAATAACGTAGGCCAGGGCAGCATCTATGGCTTGCCAAAGGACGTGGGCCCGTTTGCGCTCGGCTACAATAAAGACATGTTCACAGCGGCCGGAATCCCATTGCCGGATAAGGAAAAGCCGTATACATGGGATGAATTCATCAAGGTCAATCAGCAATTGGTGAAGGATACGAATGGCGATGGCAAAATCGATCAGTACGGAACGGGTTTTAATGTCAACTGGGCGCTGCAGGCCTTCGTCTGGAGCAATGGCGCAGACTGGCTGGACGCAACGAATACGAAGGTGACGATTGACGATCCGAAGTTCGCGGAGGCGCTGCAATATTTTGCCGATATGCAAAATGTACATAAAATTACGCCTTCTATTGAAGATGCGGCGACGCTTGATACGTATCAGCGCTGGATGAAGGGCGAGCTTGCCTTTTTCCCGGTAGGCCCATGGGATCTTGCGACGTATGAGACGCTGCCCTTCGATTATGATTTAATCCCTTACCCTGCGGGCTCGACCGGCAAATCCGCGACCTTCCTTGGCTCGCTTGGCATCGGCGTATCCAGCGGCTCAAAAAATCCGGAAGAAGCGGCACAGCTCGTAACGTATCTCACCGCATCTCCGGAAGGCATGCAGCAGCTTGTTGATGCGAAGGTGCAAATTCCGAACTTGATAGATATGGCGGAAAAATGGGCTGCAGACACGACGACGAAGCCTGCAAACAAAGCAGAATTCCTCCGTATCGTAGAGGATTACGGGAAGCCAATGCCTAACACGCTGACGTACAACTCGGAATGGTATCAGCTGTTTTTCACCGATATTCAGCCTGTGCTTGATGGCAAGGTGACAGCAGCGGACTACGTGAAGGCAGAGCAGCCTAAGATGCAGAAGCTGCTTGATAAAGCGGTTGAGCAGGAAGCGAAATCCAAGAAATAA
- a CDS encoding family 43 glycosylhydrolase: MEQQIQAEQSFVNPIIPQRADPWVYLHSDGYYYFTGSVPEYDRIELRRARTIQQLGEAEPVVAWRKYAEGPMSANIWAPELHVVQGKWYIYFAAARTTETVEGLFDHRMFVLENESANPLEGEWVEKGQLVANWESFALDATSFEHKGTQYLVWAQKDLAIAGNSNLYIAAMSNPWTMSGKQVMIAQPEYEWEKIGFCVNEGAAVLKRGGTIFISYSASATDHHYCMGLLSASEDSDLLDPASWSKAPEPVFATSEENGQYGPGHNSFTVSPDGKQDILIYHARNYKEITGDPLYDPNRHTRAQVFGWTADGKPSFGVPVRDGK, encoded by the coding sequence ATGGAGCAGCAGATCCAAGCCGAGCAATCTTTCGTCAATCCTATTATACCGCAGCGTGCGGATCCATGGGTATATCTCCATTCCGACGGCTACTACTATTTCACGGGCTCCGTTCCGGAATACGACCGCATTGAGCTTAGAAGAGCGCGCACAATCCAGCAGTTAGGGGAAGCGGAGCCAGTTGTCGCCTGGCGAAAATATGCGGAGGGACCGATGAGCGCGAACATTTGGGCGCCGGAGCTGCATGTTGTTCAGGGCAAATGGTATATCTACTTCGCTGCGGCGCGGACGACGGAGACGGTTGAAGGGCTGTTCGACCATCGCATGTTCGTATTGGAAAATGAATCCGCCAATCCGCTGGAAGGCGAGTGGGTTGAAAAAGGGCAGCTTGTCGCCAATTGGGAATCGTTTGCGCTGGATGCGACAAGCTTCGAGCATAAGGGCACGCAATATCTCGTCTGGGCGCAGAAGGATTTGGCGATCGCAGGCAACTCCAATTTATATATTGCGGCGATGAGCAATCCTTGGACGATGAGCGGCAAGCAGGTTATGATTGCCCAGCCCGAATACGAATGGGAAAAGATCGGCTTTTGCGTCAATGAAGGAGCTGCGGTGCTGAAGCGTGGCGGGACGATATTTATTAGCTATTCAGCCAGCGCAACGGATCATCATTATTGCATGGGACTGCTGAGCGCTTCGGAGGACAGCGATTTGCTCGACCCGGCTTCATGGAGCAAGGCGCCGGAGCCTGTATTTGCAACGAGTGAAGAGAACGGGCAGTATGGCCCTGGACATAACAGCTTTACGGTGTCGCCGGATGGCAAGCAGGATATTTTGATTTACCATGCCCGCAATTATAAGGAGATTACAGGGGATCCGCTTTATGATCCGAACCGCCACACGAGGGCGCAAGTATTCGGCTGGACAGCGGATGGCAAGCCTAGCTTTGGCGTCCCGGTGCGAGATGGCAAGTAA
- a CDS encoding ArsR family transcriptional regulator, whose protein sequence is MKIELSEQYLPVFEAISSNVRIQIIHLLSQKSMNIRELAEALGLSSAIMTMHVKKLEKANIIHSEMTPGKGGAAQKVCSLSIDNLEIMFPIKDVIPREVRRTDISIGHFTDLDISPTCGICTRDSIIGIFDDPRHFLDPERLNAKILWFGQGYIEYKMPNYMLGSENPEQLEISMEISSEAPFTNNNWPSDISFFFNGMKVGMWTSPGDFGGKGKLNPPWWFESVNQHGLLKHLIVKKEGTFMDGIKLSDVTIDDIDIRSNQWTFRIAVEENAEHIGGVTLFGSGFGNHNQDLVFRLYYTKQPQEKDIEA, encoded by the coding sequence TTGAAAATAGAACTTTCCGAACAATATTTGCCTGTATTCGAGGCTATATCCAGCAACGTCCGCATCCAAATCATTCACCTTCTGTCGCAAAAATCGATGAATATTCGCGAGCTTGCCGAAGCCCTCGGGCTCAGCAGCGCTATTATGACGATGCATGTCAAGAAGCTCGAGAAAGCAAACATTATTCACTCGGAGATGACGCCTGGCAAAGGCGGGGCAGCACAGAAGGTATGCTCGCTCAGCATCGATAATTTGGAAATTATGTTTCCGATCAAGGATGTGATTCCGCGCGAGGTTCGGCGAACCGATATTTCGATTGGCCATTTTACCGATTTGGACATTTCGCCGACCTGCGGCATTTGTACGAGGGATTCCATCATCGGCATATTCGACGATCCGAGGCATTTTCTTGATCCAGAGCGGCTGAATGCGAAGATTTTGTGGTTTGGGCAAGGGTATATTGAATACAAGATGCCTAATTACATGCTTGGGAGCGAAAATCCGGAGCAGCTCGAAATTTCAATGGAAATTTCCTCGGAGGCCCCTTTTACGAACAACAATTGGCCTTCGGACATCAGCTTCTTTTTCAATGGCATGAAGGTTGGCATGTGGACGAGCCCCGGCGACTTTGGAGGCAAAGGCAAGCTTAATCCGCCATGGTGGTTCGAAAGCGTCAATCAGCATGGGCTGCTCAAGCATTTGATCGTGAAGAAGGAGGGCACCTTCATGGATGGCATTAAGCTGTCCGATGTGACGATTGACGATATCGATATTCGCAGCAACCAGTGGACCTTCCGAATCGCTGTTGAGGAAAATGCCGAGCATATTGGAGGCGTCACGCTGTTCGGCTCCGGCTTCGGCAACCACAATCAGGACCTGGTGTTCCGCCTGTATTATACGAAGCAGCCTCAGGAGAAGGATATCGAAGCTTAG
- a CDS encoding nitroreductase family protein — protein MGELKTIIEKRRSAVNFVENVAISEDELQQLFSLNRFVPSAFNLQHSHYIVATSEESKEKIYEASKQYKVKNASAAIVVLGDTKAHLNVGELNAGMLALGMMSKLDYDQENENVIQFYESRGELFQRDDAIRNASLSAMQFMLIAKDMGWDTCPMIGFDADKIQQLFEIPDRYVPVMLITLGKSDPNKERPRGYRKPVNQYVNMNAFHSPDTH, from the coding sequence ATGGGAGAACTTAAAACGATTATCGAAAAACGTCGTTCGGCAGTGAATTTTGTGGAAAATGTGGCGATTTCGGAGGATGAGCTTCAGCAGCTTTTTTCACTAAATCGTTTCGTGCCTTCGGCTTTTAATTTGCAGCACAGCCACTACATCGTGGCGACATCCGAGGAAAGCAAAGAAAAAATCTATGAAGCTTCCAAACAATATAAAGTAAAAAATGCTTCAGCAGCCATCGTCGTGCTTGGTGATACGAAGGCGCACCTCAATGTTGGAGAGCTGAATGCAGGCATGCTCGCGCTAGGCATGATGAGCAAGCTCGATTACGATCAGGAAAATGAAAATGTGATCCAATTTTACGAATCGCGGGGCGAGCTGTTCCAGCGGGACGATGCGATTCGTAATGCGAGCCTGTCGGCCATGCAGTTCATGCTGATCGCGAAGGATATGGGCTGGGATACGTGCCCGATGATCGGTTTTGATGCGGATAAAATCCAGCAGCTGTTCGAAATTCCCGATCGCTATGTGCCAGTTATGCTCATAACGCTGGGCAAAAGCGATCCAAACAAAGAGCGCCCGCGCGGCTACCGCAAGCCTGTTAATCAGTATGTGAATATGAATGCTTTTCATTCCCCTGATACCCACTGA
- a CDS encoding DsbA family protein, which yields MKKKNVKSRSLVWYTLVIVVVFIALFAINEISKSRTGIEQEAAEAPPISSQPTWGDKAAKVSIVEFGDYKCPSCKAWSSQIWPQLKKDYVDTKQVSFSYVNVLFHGAESALGALAGEAVLESNPDDFWHFHEALFAEQPDADHDGLWITVEKLMQVAEASVPDLDKDQFKALLSSEEIQARVDQDQQLVKDFNILQTPTIMINNKRIGNPFDYEAIQAVIEQELSEAATE from the coding sequence ATGAAAAAGAAAAATGTGAAATCAAGGTCGTTAGTTTGGTATACCTTAGTCATTGTCGTTGTTTTTATTGCGCTGTTCGCCATTAACGAGATTTCTAAAAGCCGGACGGGCATCGAGCAGGAAGCAGCAGAGGCTCCGCCCATTTCCAGCCAGCCTACATGGGGGGATAAGGCCGCCAAGGTTTCTATCGTAGAGTTCGGAGATTACAAGTGCCCGTCCTGCAAAGCATGGAGCTCGCAGATTTGGCCGCAATTAAAGAAAGATTATGTAGATACGAAACAAGTCTCGTTCTCGTATGTGAACGTTCTATTTCATGGGGCAGAATCAGCATTAGGCGCATTGGCTGGAGAAGCGGTGCTAGAATCGAATCCGGACGATTTCTGGCATTTCCATGAAGCTTTGTTTGCGGAGCAGCCAGATGCAGACCATGACGGACTTTGGATTACAGTAGAGAAGCTGATGCAGGTAGCAGAGGCTTCCGTTCCGGATTTGGACAAGGACCAGTTCAAAGCCCTGCTGAGCTCGGAAGAAATACAGGCACGGGTCGATCAAGATCAGCAGCTCGTGAAGGATTTTAATATTTTGCAGACTCCGACCATTATGATTAACAACAAGAGAATAGGGAATCCGTTCGATTACGAGGCCATCCAAGCTGTAATTGAACAGGAGTTGAGCGAGGCGGCAACGGAATAA
- a CDS encoding YafY family protein → MKLERLVSIIYKLLNNKVLSASMLAEEFQVSQRTIYRDIDVICAAGFPVVSYQGMHGGYGIMDGYKMDKSLLGSYDVDSLITVLSSLATVFDDERAQGTIERLQTIGPEHQSPSLSVNLETRRAEPDALRHLRTGITKRKIVRFDYINANNERTTRDMEPMWLHFKYSNWYVYGFCRARQDYREFRLSRMMNLFLTEDSFQPHQAAPKEAAISTTEWHDQLRNVVIRVGPEALAEAMDQFHQADKQFHADGSMTMQIPVYKPLEARWLWSILLGFGSGAEVLEPFALRGILKKQLQKTLQLYEEV, encoded by the coding sequence ATGAAATTGGAGCGATTGGTCTCCATCATCTACAAGCTGCTGAATAACAAAGTTTTGTCTGCCTCGATGCTGGCTGAAGAGTTTCAAGTTTCCCAAAGAACCATCTATCGGGATATTGATGTGATTTGTGCTGCGGGCTTCCCCGTCGTCTCCTATCAGGGAATGCATGGCGGATATGGCATAATGGACGGTTATAAAATGGATAAAAGCTTGCTCGGTTCCTACGATGTCGATTCGCTGATCACTGTGCTCAGCAGCCTCGCCACCGTGTTCGACGATGAGCGTGCGCAGGGTACCATTGAACGGCTGCAAACAATTGGACCCGAGCATCAGAGCCCTAGTTTATCTGTGAACCTTGAAACCCGGCGGGCGGAGCCGGACGCACTTCGTCATTTACGCACAGGCATTACGAAGCGAAAAATCGTCCGCTTTGATTATATCAATGCAAATAATGAACGTACGACCCGGGATATGGAGCCCATGTGGCTGCATTTCAAATACAGCAATTGGTACGTTTATGGGTTTTGCCGAGCACGGCAGGATTATCGGGAGTTTCGACTATCCCGGATGATGAATTTATTTTTGACCGAGGACAGCTTTCAGCCGCATCAAGCAGCACCTAAAGAAGCTGCTATCTCAACCACAGAATGGCACGATCAGCTGCGAAATGTGGTAATCCGAGTGGGACCAGAGGCTTTGGCCGAAGCGATGGATCAATTTCATCAGGCTGATAAACAATTTCATGCCGATGGAAGCATGACGATGCAAATTCCTGTATATAAACCATTAGAAGCCCGTTGGCTTTGGTCCATTCTGCTGGGTTTTGGGAGTGGCGCCGAGGTCCTTGAGCCTTTTGCACTGCGAGGGATTTTAAAAAAACAGCTGCAAAAAACACTTCAACTGTATGAAGAAGTATGA
- a CDS encoding DUF1761 domain-containing protein, with translation MMFNVLLEINWIAVLLAVLATSILGGVWFTIFFGKAYAFALGKEGTPREKPAPLFIAGPFVCGLATTVTMAILIYAFDIESMVNALIFGGIVGVGLLASTTVNTAINPNMPRPLLYGLISGSYFLLTGLIISVIVVAMK, from the coding sequence ATGATGTTCAATGTCTTGCTGGAAATTAATTGGATCGCCGTTCTGCTAGCTGTATTAGCAACCTCTATTTTGGGAGGCGTTTGGTTTACTATCTTTTTTGGGAAGGCTTATGCTTTTGCGTTAGGAAAAGAAGGAACACCACGTGAAAAACCAGCTCCCCTTTTTATCGCGGGACCTTTTGTCTGTGGTTTAGCAACTACAGTCACTATGGCCATTTTGATTTATGCCTTCGATATCGAATCTATGGTTAATGCGCTAATCTTTGGTGGCATTGTTGGTGTTGGATTGTTGGCTTCAACAACCGTCAATACGGCGATCAACCCAAACATGCCTCGCCCGCTGTTATACGGACTAATTAGCGGAAGCTATTTTTTACTTACAGGTTTGATTATTAGCGTAATTGTTGTAGCTATGAAATAA
- a CDS encoding YdeI/OmpD-associated family protein: MDIENLLALTSREALRIWLQENGQTEACCWVVVSMTPNPDTLLYLDAVEECLCFGWIDGVKKKFSASQLAQRLSPRSKKSSWTELNKERVRRLEKLGLMSDEGRKVLPDMEPHSFKIDRLIDQRLKEDPQGYENFCAFPALYQRVRIDTIQSYKNQPSLFESRLDKFIANTKENKMYGQWHDNGRLLNY, translated from the coding sequence ATCGATATTGAAAATCTATTGGCATTAACATCGCGAGAAGCTTTGAGAATTTGGCTGCAGGAAAACGGACAGACCGAAGCATGTTGTTGGGTAGTCGTAAGCATGACGCCAAACCCGGACACGCTGCTGTATTTGGACGCGGTCGAGGAATGTTTGTGCTTTGGATGGATTGATGGGGTGAAAAAGAAATTTTCTGCATCCCAGCTCGCGCAGAGATTGTCTCCTAGAAGCAAAAAAAGCTCATGGACTGAATTGAATAAAGAACGCGTCCGCCGACTAGAAAAGCTGGGATTAATGAGCGACGAAGGAAGAAAGGTGCTCCCTGATATGGAGCCCCATTCCTTTAAAATAGATCGCCTTATAGATCAAAGGCTGAAAGAAGACCCGCAAGGATATGAAAATTTCTGCGCTTTTCCAGCTCTTTATCAAAGAGTTCGAATCGACACGATACAAAGCTATAAAAATCAGCCATCATTGTTTGAGAGCCGATTAGACAAATTTATAGCCAACACGAAAGAAAATAAAATGTACGGTCAATGGCATGATAATGGGCGCCTCCTAAACTATTAA